The proteins below are encoded in one region of Aspergillus nidulans FGSC A4 chromosome III:
- a CDS encoding SD08430p (transcript_id=CADANIAT00005576) → MKRKNNTVSKRRSKPNLSVATGQNGNAHGKMNSNIEMRKRDTSTGSSSSARADRFMSRSSFTLDQDPPTPQTPGMTTTSFSDLPSSDKRNFMLLCLLYFLQGVPMGLATGSVPFLLKPYLSYGQIGVFSLASYPYSLKLLWSPIVDAVWSRRFGRRKSWITPVQVIAGLAMIYLGGHIEDMMKQAGANGGAGVWKFTYWWFLLVFFCATQDIAVDGWAITLMSPPNISYASTAQTVGLTAGHFLSYTVFLAFNSKDFANRWFRTTPAEGGLLSLGTYLTIWGWAYLVVTTCLALMKKEDHVSERDSISAVYRSMWSVLKLKNVQTIIIVHLIAKIGFQANDGVTSLKLLDKGFGQDNMALVVLIDFPFEIGLGYYAGKWSTEYTPMRLWCWAFVGRLAAAILAQFTVMIYPSAPEVPTWYMLTVIFEHVASTFMNTVMFVAVSAFHARVSDPAIGGTYMTMLATVSNLGGTFPRYFILKLVDMFTEATCVPPTTNPSPGSLKGDLVTSPFSCAVEPDRTRCIDGGGTCDITRDGYYMTNILCVLVGTVTFIMFIKPAVLKLQSLPLRAWRLAPGRE, encoded by the exons ATGAAGCGCAAGAATAACACTGTTTCCAAACGTCGGTCCAAGCCCAACCTCAGCGTTGCGACCGGCCAGAACGGCAACGCTCACGGAAAAATGAATTCCAACATCGAGATGCGCAAGCGCGATACCTCTACCGggtcgtcctcgtccgcgCGAGCAGATCGCTTCATGTCTCGATCGAGCTTCACCCTTGACCAGGACCCGCCGACGCCCCAAACACCTGGaatgacgacgacgagcttctcagaTCTCCCGTCTAGTGATAAAAGGAACTTTATGCTGCTGTGTTTGCTATATTTTCTTCAGGGGGTTCCAATGGGATTGGCCACGGGGTCGGTTCCGTTCCTACTCAAGCCGTACCTTTCATACGGACAGATCGGTGTCTTTTCGCTAGCATCCTACCCCTACTCGCTCAAATTACTCTGGAGTCCTATCGTGGATGCTGTATGGAGTCGCAGGTTTGGTCgccggaagagctggatcACTCCTGTCCAGGTCATTGCCGGACTGGCCATGATTTATCTCGGAGGGCATATCGAAGACATGATGAAGCAGGCTGGCGCCAACGGTGGGGCTGGTGTCTGGAAGTTTACATACTGGTGGTTCTTGCTGGTGTTTTTCTGCGCAACTCAGGACATTGCTGTGGATGGATGGGCGATCACTCTCATGTCGCCGCCAAACATCTCCTACGCTTCCACCGCACAGACTGTTGGCTTGACCGCTGGTCATTTCCTGTCTTACACGGTCTTCCTCGCGTTCAATTCGAAGGACTTTGCGAACCGATGGTTCCGGACGACTCCCGCTGAAGGAGGCCTTCTCTCACTTGGCACGTACCTGACGATCTGGGGCTGGGCGTACCTCGTCGTGACCACCTGCCTAGCTCTTatgaagaaagaagatcaTGTCTCAGAGCGTGACAGCATTTCTGCCGTCTACCGCAGCATGTGGAGCGTTCTAAAGCTCAAGAACGTCCAGACCATCATCATAGTCCATCTGATCGCCAAAATCGGCTTCCAGGCTAACGACGGAGTGACCAGTCTAAAGCTTCTAGACAAAGGCTTCGGTCAGGACAACATGGCTCTGGTTGTTCTCATCGACTTTCCCTTTGAAATCGGCCTAGGCTACTATGCCGGGAAATGGTCGACGGAGTACACTCCAATGCGCCTCTGGTGCTGGGCCTTTGTCGGACGACTCGCTGCTGCCATCCTAGCCCAGTTCACCGTCATGATCTACCCCTCTGCCCCAGAAGTGCCCACCTGGTACATGTTGACCGTAATCTTCGAACATGTCGCCTCAACATTCATGAATACTGTCATGTTCGTTGCAGTGTCCGCTTTCCATGCTCGCGTTTCTGATCCCGCCATCGGTGGTACCTACATGACTATGCTAGCAAC AGTCTCAAACCTCGGCGGTACATTCCCGCGCTACTTCATCCTGAAACTCGTCGACATGTTCACTGAGGCCACCTGCGTCCCACCAACCACCAACCCTTCACCAGGTTCTCTGAAAGGCGACCTCGTCACGTCTCCGTTCTCATGTGCCGTGGAACCAGATCGTACCCGCTGCATTGACGGCGGTGGCACTTGCGATATCACAAGAGACGGCTACTATATGACGAATATTCTTTGCGTGCTGGTTGGGACGGTAACATTTATCATGTTCATCAAGCCTGCTGTTTTGAAGTTGCAAAGTTTGCCGTTACGGGCTTGGAGATTGGCGCCTGGGCGGGAATGA
- a CDS encoding uncharacterized protein (transcript_id=CADANIAT00005577) — protein sequence MDLNDPTTQLEEELDSEISSIRREIRKLQRRRRFLASSVLSSEALQKRLKPQQASAPILSTLNEDISPLVRAAGSHAQSNHHRIAFSTTTFPFKDPSPVVDGESAKDAKNLLGVRIDICVRNGRFTKPYYILLRKVRVPAEDAEKDPADIRLKVHRHTIPAFIPVERLERILLSGHPRGPGDGDENGDDSIEQLKKKPTSPVRKQNLQLFVREVRRQLVAWHMRLDAIYFIRGQIGIIQRGVDSYPDDEDGPWDRDVLIDVGFDSGVGETRLKKNEFGIASFSPTALEAAYVRVEWEDGRVGRFKISDSGKVERAVVIGDKGRDKVLEAALTGGDRNVLTVLDRLRDAAHERRDDAMSNR from the exons ATGGATCTGAACGACCCAACAACACAATTGGAAGAGGAGCTGGACTCCGAGATATCCTCCATTCGCCGCGAAA TCCGCAAGCTCCAGAGACGCCGTCGTTTCCTCGCATCCAGCGTGCTCTCCTCCGAAGCGCTCCAGAAGCGCCTGAAGCCACAACAAGCCTCCGCTCCTATACTTTCTACTTTGAACGAAGATATTTCGCCGCTCGTCCGCGCTGCAGGCTCTCACGCCCAATCAAACCACCACCGCATCGCTTTCTCCACAACTACATTCCCATTCAAAGACCCGTCACCGGTAGTTGATGGCGAGAGCGCAAAAGACGCGAAAAATTTACTAGGTGTTCGCATTGATATCTGCGTGCGGAATGGTCGCTTCACGAAACCATATTACATCCTCCTGCGCAAGGTGCGCGTGCCCGCTGAAGACGCGGAGAAGGATCCAGCGGATATAAGGCTCAAGGTTCATCGACATACAATACCTGCATTCATACCAGTCGAGCGGCTAGAACGGATATTACTATCTGGTCACCCGCGTGGACCGGGTGACGGCGACGAGAACGGCGATGACAGTATAGAACAGCTAAAGAAGAAACCGACTTCGCCAGTGCGCAAACAGAATCTCCAGTTATTCGTCCGTGAAGTGAGACGGCAACTTGTGGCGTGGCATATGCGGCTGGATGCCATCTACTTTATTCGTGGACAGATAGGTATTATCCAGCGGGGTGTTGACTCTTATccagatgacgaggatgggCCGTGGGATCGGGATGTCCTTATTGATGTGGGATTTGATTCTGGTGTTGGGGAGacgaggctgaagaagaatgaatTCGGGATTGCGTCGTTTTCGCCGACGGCGTTGGAGGCGGCATACGTCAGGGTAGAATGGGAGGATGGCCGGGTAGGACGGTTCAAGATTTCCGACTCCGGGAAGGTTGAGCGGGCGGTTGTTATTGGGGACAAGGGAAGAGACAAAGTTCTGGAAGCTGCGCTTACAGGGGGGGATAGGAACGTGCTCACTGTGTTAGATCGGTTAAGGGATGCAGCTCATGAACGACGTGACGATGCGATGTCGAACAGGTAG
- a CDS encoding uncharacterized protein (transcript_id=CADANIAT00005575) has protein sequence MDQARPHVRAIISCTFCRQKKLRCDRLRPCGSCVKRGLNCVFLNPSPPPRTAPARSTRQLNQRVRELEKLVNALARTKNSREPDHKSDQTVDSTDDAVTSSLGRIQVGETGTSYVSGAHWAALQDSIAEIKECLDSDQSLTQNSSEGPALLLGLCPPGSKEDFLAAVPPKPVADRLISRFFNSMEPGASQYNCFWIQPQEVSLTWLSMLFGMMCLAIRLHQRAEGEPVDAIGNPEEACNIYRLYAAYCLIRDRYTTPSKYTIEALLTYAQCEYFRSADAQHENWVLFGIIMRLALHMGLHRDGSRYPEISCFEAEMRRRIWTFMIQGDALSSFQSGLPRMMYKGVADTKLPRNLLDEDFDETTTSLPPSRPDTDATPLSYVIAKSTLSEVFASITDCVASTEPTTYQSIIQLDNQLNEAYAAIPAHLKFRSVAQSVIDLPHIIMRRYSLEILYQKSRCILHRQHLCEGRSDPRYAKSRQICIDAAMSLLQHQATLDAQAQPGGVLCHSRWFLSSLASHDFILAAMILCLELHHQSRNSEQPNGDEPHRIDEFLLALQTSCQIWSRYKESSAEAMQAWRSISIMLSKLNATSLNPRTPITNGSDISSINDSLLLSTSDTTDQPTWFEPPSFSNMNFESTAAPALGVPGEVMIDKNFWDFSNGIDWAEFDATVQNLDMAGNRLGIY, from the exons ATGGACCAAGCTCGGCCTCATGTTCGAGCCATCATATCCTGCACTTTCTGCAGACAAAAGAA GTTGCGATGCGATCGCCTTCGACCGTGCGGGAGCTGCGTCAAACGTGGCCTGAACTGTGTCTTTCTCAACCCAAGTCCTCCACCCCGCACTGCTCCAGCTCGGTCTACCAGGCAGCTGAATCAACGAGTCAGGGAattggagaagctggtgAATGCTCTAGCAAGAACAAAGAACTCCCGCGAACCAGATCATAAGAGCGATCAAACAGTCGACAGTACTGATGATGCAGTTACCAGTTCGCTGGGCAGGATCCAGGTTGGGGAAACGGGCACGAGTTATGTTTCTGGGGCGCACTGGGCAGCGCTTCAAGACAGT ATTGCAGAGATTAAAGAGTGTCTCGATTCAGATCAATCTCTGACGCAGAACTCGAGTGAGGGTCCAGCACTCTTACTAGGGCTATGTCCGCCAGGGAGTAAGGAGGATTTTTTGGCTGCTGTGCCGCCAAAGCCCGTGGCGGATCGCCTGATATCAAGGTTCTTTAATTCAATGGAGCCGGGAGCTT CCCAGTATAATTGCTTTTGGATTCAACCCCAGGAGGTCAGCTTGACGTGGTTGAGTATGCTTTTCGGCATGATGTGCTTGGCTATACGACTTCACCAGCGTGCCGAAGGCGAGCCTGTCGATGCTATCGGCAACCCCGAAGAAGCTTGCAACATATATCGACTTTATGCCGCCTACTGTCTGATCAGAGACAGATATACCACACCGTCTAAATACACCATCGAAGCTCTACTCACATACGCACAATGTGAGTATTTCCGAAGCGCCGATGCCCAGCATGAGAACTGGGTGTTGTTCGGAATCATCATGCGACTAGCCCTCCACATGGGTCTGCACCGGGATGGCTCTCGATACCCTGAGATATCCTGCTTCGAAGCTGAAATGCGCCGGCGCATCTGGACTTTCATGATACAGGGGGACGCGCTTTCCTCCTTTCAGTCTGGTCTGCCACGCATGATGTACAAGGGCGTGGCGGATACAAAGCTGCCGCGAAACTTACTGGAtgaggactttgacgagACCACTACGAGTCTGCCGCCTTCTCGGCCAGATACAGATGCGACACCGCTCTCGTATGTGATTGCAAAAAGTACACTGAGTGAAGTTTTTGCTTCAATCACTGACTGCGTGGCGTCGACGGAGCCCACGACCTATCAGTCGATCATTCAGCTAGATAACCAGCTGAACGAAGCCTATGCTGCGATTCCTGCCCATCTCAAATTTCGTAGTGTGGCGCAATCGGTTATTGACCTGCCTCATATTATTATGCGCCGATATAGCTTGGAGATTCTGTATCAGAAATCTCGTTGCATTTTGCACCGTCAACATCTCTGCGAGGGACGCTCTGATCCGCGATACGCTAAGTCCAGACAAATTTGCATCGACGCGGCAATGAGCCTACTACAACATCAGGCTACTCTAGACGCGCAAGCTCAGCCGGGTGGCGTACTATGCCATAGCAGATGGTTCCTCTCGTCGCTGGCTTCCCATGACTTTATTCTGGCTGCGATGATTCTGTGTTTGGAGCTCCATCACCAATCGCGGAATAGCGAGCAGCCAAATGGGGATGAACCGCATCGCATAGATGAGttcctccttgcccttcAAACCTCTTGCCAGATCTGGAGCCGGTACAAGGAGTCCTCTGCCGAGGCCATGCAGGCATGGCGATCAATCAGCATCATGCTCAGTAAATTGAATGCCACGTCCTTGAATCCGCGGACACCTATAACCAATGGCAGTGATATTTCTAGTATAAATGATAGTCTGCTACTAAGCACTTCTG ACACCACAGACCAGCCGACCTGGTTTGAGCCGCCCTCGTTTAGCAATATGAACTTCGAGAGTACTGCAGCACCGGCACTGGGTGTTCCTGGTGAAGTCATGATCGACAAGAACTTTTGGGATTTTTCAAATGGCATTGACTGG GCTGAATTCGACGCAACAGTACAGAACTTGGACATGGCCGGAAATAGACTTGGGATATACTAG
- a CDS encoding uncharacterized protein (transcript_id=CADANIAT00005573) has translation MANGYARLPGELNALPKSRNRSQTTVGLPPTPSPQKKRASSFYPPRGSDFLDETNPDPFYLEHSLANASSWGSDKQSLRNARSGENIQKYFMLSAVNQSCKDVTVPAAAPRTIKSQANIDRSTLSVVELEHQLSLQQLGTQQWGDSQTESTPDLTPSSSFSSNHSSPIYPDPVVKATEQLYRLSKQAQDPIVNRAYPYSTALNQSEATIPTEPSSPIRDTKPERVPTASSETVTMLPRSYEASSLRGKPLPSLPAVPRPSTSHPSKKQPPSRLVIEPSMISPPSLINPVTLEPHRSHFDQALFIPANECPSPMPSPGPPSPSVDRHPQVPSMRERPSTSASEMRPEQSVWESDSETEDSDPRSLSRKPMDTLKKVRSRVQLRVAKSTPKLQNNTAQNNAALEKFPTMPDPPSQERCSSPLKTALQTRPGKDILRPTAHQTLRLVAPSTTSLVPPRSRCNSAKSQTYGIDRSTAAAAIQAKSRRRQRSISPETSLSAEREKVCTFCREERSDRTFHHGLTLSRPPLYKRVWESLRVLACHGEITTTRPRKGI, from the coding sequence ATGGCTAACGGATACGCTCGTCTGCCCGGCGAACTAAACGCTCTTCCCAAAAGCCGGAACAGGTCGCAGACAACCGTCGGTCTTCCACCCACTCCATCGCCTCAAAAGAAACGCGCATCGTCTTTCTACCCTCCTCGCGGTTCGGACTTTCTTGACGAGACGAATCCCGACCCCTTCTACCTCGAACACTCTCTTGCCAACGCCTCCAGCTGGGGATCCGATAAACAGAGCCTCCGCAATGCGAGATCGGGCGAGAACATTCAGAAATACTTTATGCTGTCCGCCGTGAATCAATCCTGCAAAGACGTCACCGTTCCAGCTGCCGCGCCTCGTACCATTAAATCACAAGCAAACATTGATCGTTCAACACTGTCGGTAGTCGAACTCGAACATCAACTGAGCCTACAGCAGCTTGGAACCCAGCAGTGGGGAGATTCTCAGACGGAGTCCACCCCAGACCTTACACCAAGCAGCTCGTTCTCTTCAAACCATTCAAGTCCCATTTACCCAGACCCGGTTGTTAAAGCCACCGAACAACTCTACCGTCTATCCAAACAAGCCCAAGATCCTATTGTGAACCGCGCATATCCATACTCAACGGCATTGAATCAGTCTGAAGCAACCATACCCACGGAGCCATCGTCTCCAATCCGAGACACAAAACCTGAGCGTGTGCCAACCGCCTCTTCAGAAACTGTCACGATGCTCCCCAGAAGTTACGAGGCGTCGTCTCTACGTGGAAAGCCTCTTCCATCCCTACCTGCAGTTCCACGCCCTAGCACGTCCCACCCGTCGAAGAAGCAACCGCCCAGTCGATTGGTTATAGAGCCTTCGATGATATCTCCTCCTAGCCTTATTAACCCTGTGACGCTGGAACCTCATCGGTCCCATTTCGACCAAGCCTTGTTCATCCCTGCAAATGAATGTCCTAGCCCAATGCCTAGTCCGGGACCGCCGTCACCTTCAGTTGACCGTCATCCGCAGGTCCCGTCAATGAGAGAGCGGCCTTCCACATCTGCCTCAGAGATGCGTCCGGAGCAGTCCGTTTGGGAGTCTGACTCCGAAACCGAAGATTCAGATCCTAGATCTCTTTCTCGAAAGCCGATGGATACCTTGAAGAAGGTCCGTAGTCGAGTACAGTTGCGAGTTGCAAAATCTACACCTAAGCTGCAGAATAATACAGCACAAAACAATGCAGCCCTAGAGAAATTCCCAACAATGCCGGATCCACCTTCCCAGGAGCGTTGCTCAAGTCCCTTGAAGACAGCCCTTCAGACTCGTCCAGGCAAGGACATCCTGCGGCCAACCGCCCATCAAACCCTCCGCTTAGTCGCACCATCGACTACTTCTCTGGTTCCGCCTCGATCGCGCTGCAACAGTGCCAAGTCGCAGACCTATGGTATAGACCGTTCAacggcagctgcagcaatccAGGCCAAGTCTCGTCGCCGTCAACGGTCTATAAGTCCAGAGACTTCGCTTTCCGCCGAAAGGGAGAAGGTTTGTACTTTCTGCCGCGAGGAGCGATCCGATCGAACCTTCCATCACGGCCTTACTCTCTCGCGCCCGCCTCTATACAAACGAGTCTGGGAATCCTTGCGAGTGCTCGCATGCCACGGTGAAATAACAACTACGCGTCCTCGCAAAGGAATATGA
- a CDS encoding Yae1 family protein (transcript_id=CADANIAT00005574), which produces MASDSLDDIFGSSPPRAEQPLPQAHKNATVEPSELPSLRRQHVTAGYRDGISASKAEHVQNGFDAGFPVGAQLGMRAGTILGILEGILKGYESSPATVKKPGQKPPTPSTTATKEADEAKKAKREEILRLYQQSVKELNVQAVFAGVDGGALQAQGSEDKPETQLLHKGDRVVSAWESKVPVAAWEEHVMDVLEAKSDDGNGKADETSPGDLWPTIFGAHTPQTTAPIDDVSSALDTGPRIQPFGPSVKNFTCACAMRIPPAKHLPRPAGRLGEPSEAVPRHIKSPALRKFGCKAAR; this is translated from the exons ATGGCCTCCGACTCTCTCGACGATATCTTCGGTTCCTCGCCTCCGCGAGCCGAACAACCTCTCCCACAAGCGCACAAAAATGCAACCGTTGAACCCTCTGAGCTCCCCTCCCTCCGCCGCCAACACGTCACAGCCGGTTACCGTGACGGCATTTCCGCTTCGAAAGCTGAGCACGTCCAGAATGGCTTCGATGCCGGATTCCCCGTCGGGGCACAGCTGGGTATGCGCGCCGGGACAATACTAGGGATTCTCGAGGGCATACTCAAGGGGTACGAGAGCAGTCCTGCGACGGTCAAGAAACCTGGTCAGAAGCCTCCGACTCCATCCACAACGGCGACGAAAGAAGCGgatgaagcgaagaaagCCAAACGGGAGGAGATACTCCGTCTCTATCAACAATCAGTGAAGGAGCTGAACGTCCAGGCCGTTTTCGCCGGTGTGGATGGCGGGGCGTTACAGGCGCAAGGGTCAGAGGATAAACCAGAGACCCAGCTCTTGCACAAGGGCGATAGGGTCGTGAGTGCTTGGGAGAGCAAAGTCCCCGTTGCCGCTTGGGAAGAGCATGTAATGGACGTTTTGGAGGCTAAGAGTGACGACGGAAACGGCAAGGCGGATGAGA CTAGTCCTGGCGACTTGTGGCCTACCATCTTCGGAGCACATACACCGCAGACGACTGCTCCCATCGACGACGTCAGCTCTGCGCTCGATACCGGTCCTCGAATCCAGCCATTCGGACCATCTGTGAAGAATTTtacctgcgcctgcgccatgCGCATTCCTCCTGCAAAACATCTACCTCGCCCTGCAGGACGTCTCGGGGAACCCAGCGAAGCGGTCCCTCGGCACATCAAATCGCCAGCGCTGCGCAAATTTGGCTGCAAGGCTGCAAGGTGA